In Pseudomonas sp. HR96, the DNA window GCCGACCCAGGTGGTATGACCGATCGAAAGCGTGCCCGCCTGGGCAGCGCTGGCAATGCCGGTTGCCAGGGCGGTGAAGGCCAGCGGACGGATGCAGCGCGAGACGAATGACTTGACCATGAAGCACTCCCGGAATGATGGTGTTTTTTTAGTTCGTGCGATTCGGGGGCAGGAAGGCGAGACGCCAGGGCAACGACGGATTGGTCTCTGTGTGGACCTTGTGCCTCGGACGGGCGAGGCTGATGTTGGCGCAAGTGGTGCAGAAGGAAAATTAGTAAATATGTGGTCGTTGACGAGGAAAAAACTGGGCTCGACAGCCGTTTCAGCGACGCCTGCGCGAGCCTGCGCCGGGCCGATCGGCCATGGCGCAGGAACCGCAGCGAGCGCTCTTCGCCCGCTTCCTCATTGACGACGGCCAGCCCAGGCTAGACAGCGCCCGGTGGTGTGCGGCGCAGGATCAGGTCGGCGGCTTTTTCGCCGATCATGATGCAGGGCGCGTTGGTGTTGCCGCTGATCAGGGTCGGCATGATCGAGGCATCGACCACCCGCAGGCCTTCGATGCCGTGCACCTTGAGTTCGGGGCTGACCACGCTCATGGCATCGCTGCCCATCTTGCAGGTGCCCACGGGGTGAAAGACCGTGGCAGCGTAGTCGCGCACATACGCCAGCCATTGCTCGTCGGTCTGCACCGCTTTGCCCGGCAGCATCTCCTCGCCGCGAATGCTATCGAACTCGGCCGAGGCCAGCACACGCCGGGCCAGCTTCAGCCCTTCCACCAGCACCTTGGCGTCCTCGGGGTCGGACAGGAAGTTGAAGTCGATGAGCAGTTGCCGGTCGCGGCCGATGCGCACCTCGCCGATACTTCCGGGCCGCAGCACGCAGGTGTGCACCGCGTACCCATGGCCCCATTCGAACAGCCGCCCGCGGTGGCTGCGGTAGCCGGGCACGAAGTGGAACTGCACGTCCGGCAAGCCGTCGCTCAGCGCGGTTCGGGCAAAGCCGCCGGCCTCGACGTAGTTGGTGGTCAGCCAGCCCATCCGGGCCCTCAGGTAGCGCCAGGGCGAAGTGACGATGCTCGGCAGCGCGCCGGCCGAGAAGCCGAGGGTCAGCGGGCTTTTCGAGCGCACGGTGATCAAGCCGTCCAGATGGTCCTGCAGGTTCTTGCCGACCCCCGGCAGGTCATGCCGGACCTCGATGCCGGCGGCCTGCAGGTCCTGCGCCGGGCCGATGCCGGACGCCAGCAGCAACTGCGGGCTGCCCAGGGAGCCGGCGCAGAGGATGACTTCGCGGTTGGCCTGCAAGACCTGCCGGGTGCCCGCCATCTGCACGTTGACGCCGGTGGCGACACCCCCGTCGACCACCACCGAGTGCACCGTGCAGTCGGTGATCACCTTGAGGTTGGGCCGGCTCAGCACCGGCGCGACGAACGCCCGGTAGCTGGACAGGCGCCGGGCATTCTTCTGCGTCAGGTTGTAGATGCCGCAGCCCTCGAGCTGCTCACCGTTGAAATCGTCGTTGCGGCGGATACCGACCTTCTGCGCCGCGCTGACGAACAGCCGCGACACCGGGTTGGGATCGCGCGCCGCCTCCACGTTCAGCTCGCCGCCCGTGCCATGCCGGCCAGGGTCCTGGCCGAGGCGGTTGTTCTCCGACTTCTTGAAGTAGGGCAGCACGCTGTTCCAGTCCCAGCCGGGGCAACCCGCTTGTGCCCAGCGGTCGTAGTCGCTGGCGTGGCCGCGGATGTAGATCATGCTGTTCATCGAGCTGGAGCCGCCCAGGGCCTTGCCCCGGGGCGTATGCAGGCTGCGCCCGCCGAGATGCTGCTGCGGCGCGCTGAAGAAATTCCAGCTGTAGGTCTTGCTCTTGTACAAGGTGATGGTGCCCGCCGGCGTCTGGATGCGCTGGCTGTTGTCGTTGCCGCCGGCTTCGATCAGGCACACCTTGACGGCCGGGTCGGCGCTCAGGCGGTTGGCCAGGACGCAGCCGGACGAGCCAGCCCCGACGATCACGTAGTCGAATGGCGTGTTCATGCGCTTTTCCCCATGACGTTCAGTGCCTGCACGCGATTGCGCCGCCGGCTGGCCAGGTAGTACACCGGCGAGATCACCGCCAGGCCGACCATCCAGGAGATGTCCGCGCCGCCCATGGCCCGCGCGATGACCCCGGTGTATAGCTCGGTGGCCATGAAAGGCACCTGAACCAGGATGCCCAGCAGGTAGCAACCGACGGCGGTCCAGTTGACGTAGCCGTAGATGCCGCCGTCGCGACGAAAGAACGAAGCGACGTCGTAGCTGCCATGGGCGACCAGGTAATAGTCGACCAGGTTGATCGCGGTCCAGGGCACCAGCACATACAGCAGCAACAGAATGAAGTTGGTGTAGTTGGCCATGAAATCATCCTGGCCCAGCAGCGCCAGGGTCAGGGCGATCGAGAACAGCAGCAGGGCGGTGATGGCGCGCGACAGGGCGCCGGCCGACCATTTAGGCACCAGGGTCTGGCCGACGGTGATCGCCGAGAGCGTGCCGCAGTACAGGTTCATGGCGTTGGTGGCGGCGATGCCGATGGAGAACACCGCGACCACCAGGGTGGCCAGGCTGCCGGTCAGCGCGATCAGGCCGGCGGTGATATCGCCCTCGACGCACAGGCCGACGATCACGCCCAGCGCCATCGGCAGGATCGAGCCCAGGCAGCATCCCCAGTAGCTCGACCAGAAGGCCGCGCCGCCGCCGGTATTGGCCGGCATGTAGCGCGAGTAGTCGGACACGTAGGGGGCGTACGCCAGTTGCCACAGCGCGGCGATGGACAGGGTGCCGAGAAAGCCGGTCAGGTTGAGTTCGTTGCGCTGCATGAAGTCGGCCGGCAGGCCGTGCACGCCAACGATCCAGATGAAGCACAGCAGCAGCGTCGCTCCCGATACATAGGACATGATCCGCGTGTAGGCGTGGATCAGGCGGTAGCCGAACACCGTGGCCACCACACTGATCAGGCCCACCAGGATGATCCCCTGGTTGGTCGAGAGCAGCGGGTAGCGGCTGTGCAGCGACTGCCCGCCCAGCACCAGGTTGGAGGCGAAGAAGCCCAGGTACATGATCACCACCAGCGCCACCACCAGCAGCGAGCCATACGAGCCGAATTGGCCACGGGTCTGCACCATCTGCGGTACGCCCAGCTGCGGGCCTTGCGCCGAGTGCAGGGCCATGAAGATGCCACCGACCAGGTTGCCGAGGATCAAGGCGGTCATGGCCGCCAGGAACGGCAGCTTGAACACGGTCACCGCGAGCGCGCCGGTGACCACGGTCAGCAGCATGATGTTGGAGCCGAACCAGATGGTGAACAGATCGCGCGCCCGTCCATGCCGTTGATCATGGGCGATGGGCTGGATGGTACTGAGTTCCAGGGTGGCGGGTGTGGAGTCGTTGCTCTGCATGGAAAGTGCACTCTGTTGGCACCCGGGTGCATGCCCGGGATCAATGACTGGCTGGCAGGTAATACAGAAAACAGCTGCGCTGCCGGGACGGTTTGCGGGGACCGACTTTCTTGTTGTTCGCCGCGCCTGGCAGCGGCCAGGCGCGGCGGATGCAGCACACCTGCTCAGCGCAGCTGAAACCAGGTGGTCTTCAATTGCGTGTACTTGTCGAAGGAATGCAGCGACAGGTCGCGGCCGAAGCCCGACTGCTTGCCGCCGCCGAAGGGCACGCAGACGTCCAGGGCGTCCACGGTGTTGACCGAAACGGTGCCCGCGTTCAGGCGGCTGGCGACCCGGTGGGCACGGTTCAGGTCGTCACTCCACAGCGAGGCGGCGAGACCGTAGATATGGTCGTTGGCCATCTGCACCGCCTGATCCTCGTCGTCGAACGGGGTGATCGCCAGCACCGGCCCGAACACCTCCTCACGGGACAGGCGCATGTCATGGCCGACGCCGGTGAACAGGGTCGGTTGAATGAAGTTGCTCGAGCCGTTGATCACCACCTGCTCGCCGCCGGCCACCAGGCGGGCCCCCGAGCTTGCGGCCTCATCGATGTACGCCATGACCCGGGCGGTTTGCCGGGCATCGACGATGGCGCCCATCCGGCTGGCCGGGTCGAGGGGATCGCCGGGCTGCCAGTGGCGAGCCTTGTCTTGCAGGCGCTCGACGAACTCATCGTGAATCGAGCGCTCCACCAGCAGGCGCGAGTTCGCCGAGCACACCTCGCCCTGATTGAAGAAGATACCGAACGCGGCTTTTTCGGCGGCCAGGTCCAGGTCCTGGCAGTCGGCGAACACCAGGTTCGGGCTCTTGCCGCCGCACTCCAGCCACACCTGCTTGAGGTTCGATTGCGCCGAGTAGTTCATGAAGCACTTGCCCACCTCGGTGGAGCCGGTGAACGCCAGGGCGTCGACATCCGGGTGCAGTCCCAGGGCGCGCCCGGCCTGCTCACCGAGCCCGGTCACGACGTTGAAAACACCCGCCGGAATGCCGGCCTCGGCGGCCAGCTCGGCCAGGCGCAGGGCTGAAAAAGGCGATTGCTCGGCAGGCTTGAGGATCACGCTGTTGCCGGCCGCCAGGGCCGGCGCCAGTTTCCACGCGGCCATGTCCAGCGGGAAGTTCCACGGCACCACGGCCGCGATCACGCCCAGGGGCACGCGGGTGATGGTGGCAAGCGTGCCGGGGCCGGTGGGCGCCACCTGATCGTAGAGTTTGTCGAGGCTTTCGGCGTACCAGGCGAACACGTGCGCGGCGCCGGGCACGTCGATGCTGTAGGCGTCCATCACCGGCTTGCCCATGCTCAGCGAATCCAGCAGCGCCAGTTCCTCGCGGTGGGCCAGGATCAGCTCGCTCAGGCGCAGCAGGATGGCCTTGCGTTCGCGCGGCTGCATGCGTGCCCACGGCCCGCTTTCATAGCTCTTGCGTGCCACCCGTACGGCCGCGTCGACGTCCGCCTCGGCGCAGGCGCTGACGTCGGCCAGCAGCGCGTTGGTGGCCGGGTTGATCACCGCGAAGGTGGCACCGCTCAGGGCCGTGCAGGGGCGGCCATCGATCCAGGCGGCCTGACTCAGGGTTTGCTGGCTGGCCAACCGTTGCCATGCGTTGAAGTCTGTCACTGCACGCTCTCCGCTCGCTGCTCAATGGGCTGTTCGACTGACGATGGGGCCGATAGTGGAGCAACTGGGCGGAGTGAGAAACCAGTAAAAATGTGGTCCTTATCGATAAAAAACCTCGCCAGAAGCGCACTGTTCTGGTGCGCCCAAGGCCATGTTTTTTAAGGTCAACGCTTAGGAAATTGCTCCTTTGCGAACCCCGCGCAAACTTGCAGAATGCACGGCTGGATTGAACTGGAGCGCGCTGGCGCGTGGTTTGCGCGACGGCGCCATATCGAGGGCGACATGGCTGTCTACAATCTGCGGCAACTCAAGTATTTCGTGACCACGGTGGAATGTGGCAGCGTCGCCGAAGCGTCGCGCAAGCTCTATATCGCCCAGCCTTCGGTGTCCACGGCGATCAAGCATCTGGAAGAAAGCTTCGCGGTGCAGCTGTTCATCCGTCATCACGCCCAGGGTGTTTCGCTGACCCCCAGCGGCGCGCGCTTCTATCGCAAGGCTCAGGAGCTGCTGCGGGTCGCCCATGAGTTCGAGCAGAACGCCTTGGCCGACAACGATGTGGTGGCGGGGCAGATCGATATCGGCTGCTTCGAAACCGTCGCGCCGCTCTATCTGCCGCAGCTGATCGCCGGCTTTCGTGACCGCTGGCCCGGCGTCGAGGTGCGCATTCGCGACGGCGAGCAGCAGGAACTGGTGCAGGCATTGACGTCGGGCAGCATCGACCTGGCGATCCTCTACGAGCACGATCTGGACAGCACCATCGTCACCGCGCCCCTGATGCCGCCCCAGCAGCCTTATGCACTGCTGCCCGAGGGGCATCGCTTCGCCAGCCAGGCCAAGGTGTCCTTGACCGACCTGGTGCTCGAGCCGATGGTGCTGCTCGACGTGCAGCCCAGCCGGACCTATTTCGTGAGCATCTTCGAAGAGCTGGGCCTGAACCCGCACATCCTGTTCAGCTCGCCTTCGATCGAGATGGTCAGGGGCACGGTCGGTCGCGGGTTCGGCTTCGCCATCCTGGTGACGCGGCCGCATTCGCCCTATACCTACGACGGCCAGAAGGTGGTCTGCGTGCCGCTGGTCGAGCAGGTCACCGGCTCGGGCCTGGCGGCGGCCTGGCTGCGCCGCTCGCAGCTGACCAAGCCGGCGCAGCTGTTCATCGATCACTGCCGTGAGGTGCTGGCAACCCAGCCAGGGGCCAGCGAACCGATCACCCGGTGAAGCGGTATGGGGGCGCCCGGGTGCCCTCAGCGCTCATCGCCGGGCACGCCGTAGCCCGGTGCCTTGCTGGGGTCGAGCGCGCGGGTAAGGTAGTCCTGCACCTGAGGGCTGTAGTCCAGCCACAGGGCGGCGAGATTGCCGACCGGGTCCTCATCGGCCCAGTCGACCCGCAGGTCGATGATCGGCCAGGTGTGCTCGCCGACCACCACCATGGCTGCTGAATGCACCGGGCCTGCTTCCCCACCTGCGGCCATCGCCGCCTGCATGGCGGCGATCAGGCGATCGGCCAGGTGGCCCCCGCTGGTCTCGAAGGTGTGCACCAGGGCTTCGATGACTGCGGTGCCCGCCAGCATATTGCCGGCTGCCACGCACTGCTCGCCCGACAAGGCGTGGTGGCAGCCCAGGGTGTTGGCGCCGCTGAAGTGAGCGGTATTGCCCAGGTGGTCGATGGCGGTCAGCTGGCGAAACTGGCCATAGCCGTTGCGGGTCAGGGCCTTGTCCAGCGCCTCGGCAGGCGAGGCGCCCTGTTCCAGGTGATCCAGCACCTGCGGCCCCAGGGCCGGCAGGGTGATGTTCTGCGTGGCCACCGCACCCACCCCGGGGCGCAGCCAGGGGCAGCGCGCACCGACGGCAATGCTCGAGGAGCTGATGGCGATCCCCAGTTGGCCGGTTTCGGCGCAGCGACCCACGATTGAAAATGTCATGACGGCGATCCTGTCTGGTCTGAACTGGGCATCTGAAACGGCCAGGGACGGGCATTGCGCCCCGGGTTCAGAAAGGCAATGGCTGCATTCTGTCGGCCGACAGCGGCCAGCGAAACGAGGTTTTTTATGGTGCTTGCTTATCGAAAAGATTGCTTGTGGGCGGGCAGGGGAGCAGCGGTTGGTCGGCTAGCCGCCCTGGCGCAGCAACGCCAGAGCGGCTGGGCGCCGCTGGCGGCCTAAAGAAGGTTCAGCTCGCGGGCTGTCCGGTTCACCGAGCGCAGGGTCTTCTCCACCAGCTCGTCCAGTTCGGCATGGTTGGCGACCAACGCCGGCGCCATGATCATGCGGCCCAGTGTCGATCGGATGATCAGCCCTTCTTCGAAGCCGACGGTGCGGCAGTGCCAGGCAATTTCGTTCTCCTGGGCAAAGCGCTGGCGCGTGGATTTGTCCTGGGCGAACTGCAAGGCGGCCACCAGGCCGGTGCCCTGGATATCGCCAATGACGGGGTGGTCGGCGAACGCTTCGCGCAACAGCTGGTGGAAATACGGACCGGTGTCGGTCTTCACCTGGCTGACCACGCCTTCGTCACGCAACGCAAGGATGTTGGCGATCGCCACGGCCGCTGCCACCGGATGACCGGAATAGGTCAGGCCGTGGGCGAACACACCGCCCTGGTCGACCAGCACCTCGGCCATCTTGCGGCTGAGGATCAAGCCCCCCATGGGGATGTAGCCACTGGTCAGGCCCTTGGCAATCGACAGGGTGTCGGGCTCGAAACCGAAGTGCTGGTGGGCGAACCACTCCCCGGTGCGGCCGAACCCGCCAATCACCTCGTCGGCGCACAGCAGCACGTCGTACTGGCGGCAGATACGCTGGATCTGCGCCCAGTAGCTGGCCGGCGGGAAAATCATGCCGCCGGCGCCCTGGAACGGCTCGGCGACAAAGGCCGCCACCTGGTCGGCACCCAACTCGAGGATCTTGGCCTCGAGTTCCGCTGCCGCCTTGAGGCCGAACGCCTCTTCGCTGAGCTCGCCGCCCTGGGCGTACCAATAGGGTTCGCCGATGTGCGCGAAGCCCGGCAGCATGCCGCCCATTTCATGCATGAAGCCCATGCCCCCCAGCGCCGTGCTGCCCAGGGTCGAGCCGTGATAGCCGTTCCAGCGGCCGATCATCACGCTCTTCTCGGGCTTGCCTTGAATCTGCCAATAGCGACGCACGGTGCGGATCAGCACCTCGTTGGCTTCAGACCCCGAGTTGGTGTAGATCGCGTGGCTGTAGTGGCTGGGCAACAGGCTGAACAGCAGCTCCGACAGCTCGATGACCCGCGGGTGGGTGGTGTGGAAAAACAGGTTGTAGTAGGGCAGTTCATGCAGCTGCCGCGCGGCCGCCTCGGCCAGGTCCTTGCGGCCATAGCCCAGGTTGGTGCACCAGAGCCCGGACATGCCGTCCAGATAGCGTTTGCCGTCCGTGTCCCACAGGTGCAGGCGCTCGCCGCGTTCGATCACCAGCGCGCCCTGGGCGTTGAGGGCTTTCTGGTCGAGAAACGCATGAATGTGGTGTGCGGCGTCGAGTTGCTGGTATTCGGCGGTGGCACGTGTTGTTTTGCTCATGGCTGATCTCCGCAGGCGCCAGCGCTGTGGTAGGTGTGTCCAAAACGGCAATGAACGGGCAAAGCAGGCGCTGGGCTTGCGCGATAGTGACCAAGTGCGGGCTTTTGGAAAACCAGTAAATATGTGCTCTCAAGCGATAAAAAAGCTGGTCAGGGCGGGTGGGCGGCGGGTTTTTCGATCCCTAGTTTTTTCCTCTGCTGCGACCACAAAAATCATATTTTCGCTATCGGGCGTAACTGCACAGAATGCCTGCACTCCCGCCTTCGAGAAGGAACAGGCAATGACAGCTGCAGTCGTGGAAACAGATACCCTTGTGGTGGGCGCCGGCCAGGCCGGCGTGGCCATGAGCGAGCACCTCAGCCGACTGGGCGTTCCCCATCTGGTGCTCGAGCGCAACCGCATCGCCGAGGCCTGGCGGACCTGCCGCTGGGACTCGCTGGTGGCCAACGGGCCAGCCTGGCACGACCGTTTTCCCGGGCTGGAATTTCCCGGCCTGGACCCCGACAGCTTTGCGCCCAAGGAGCAGGTCGCCGACTACTTCGAAGCCTACGCCAGGCAGTTCAATGCGCCGATTCGCACCGGCGTCGAGGTCCGGCAGGTGGTGCGCAACGCCGGCCGGCCCGGTTTCACGGTCGACACCTCGCAAGGCCCGATCCAGGCCAGGCGTGTGGTGGTCGCCACCGGGCCTTTCCAGATTCCGGTCATCCCCGGCATTGCCCCGCAAGACCCGGCGCTGCAGCAGCTTCATTCGGCGCACTACCGCAACCCCGAGCAGCTCGCCGCCGGTGCGGTGCTGGTAGTCGGCGCGGGTTCGTCCGGCACCCAGATCGCCGATGAACTGCAGCGCGCGGGCAGAACCGTGTACCTCTCGGTGGGCCAGCACGACCGTCCACCCCGGGCCTACCGCAACCGCGACTTCTGCTGGTGGCTGGGCGTGCTCGGGCTGTGGGACGTGGCGGCCATGCAGCCGGGGCGTGAGCACGTGACCATCGCGGTCAGCGGCGCCCATGGCGGGCGCACCGTGGATTTTCGCGAGCTGGCGCAGCGCGGCCTGAAGCTGGTCGGCCTGACCCAGTCCTTCCACGACGGCGTGGTGACCTTCCGGGAAGACCTGGTGGAGAACCTGGCCAAGGGTGACGAAAACTACCTGTCGCTGCTCGATGCAGCCGACGCCTACGTGCAGCGCAATGGCCTGCAGCTGCCAGCGGACCCCCAGGCGCGGCGGGTGTTCGCCGACCCCGACTGCGTGACCCGGCCCATCCTCGAACTGAATCTGGCGCAAGCCGGCATCACCACGATCATCTGGGCCACCGGCTTTACCAGCGACTACAGCTGGCTGAAGGTCGACGCCTTCGACGCCAAGGGCAAGCCGCAGCATCAGCGCGGGGTGTCCAC includes these proteins:
- a CDS encoding LysR substrate-binding domain-containing protein, whose amino-acid sequence is MAVYNLRQLKYFVTTVECGSVAEASRKLYIAQPSVSTAIKHLEESFAVQLFIRHHAQGVSLTPSGARFYRKAQELLRVAHEFEQNALADNDVVAGQIDIGCFETVAPLYLPQLIAGFRDRWPGVEVRIRDGEQQELVQALTSGSIDLAILYEHDLDSTIVTAPLMPPQQPYALLPEGHRFASQAKVSLTDLVLEPMVLLDVQPSRTYFVSIFEELGLNPHILFSSPSIEMVRGTVGRGFGFAILVTRPHSPYTYDGQKVVCVPLVEQVTGSGLAAAWLRRSQLTKPAQLFIDHCREVLATQPGASEPITR
- a CDS encoding DUF1028 domain-containing protein, producing the protein MTFSIVGRCAETGQLGIAISSSSIAVGARCPWLRPGVGAVATQNITLPALGPQVLDHLEQGASPAEALDKALTRNGYGQFRQLTAIDHLGNTAHFSGANTLGCHHALSGEQCVAAGNMLAGTAVIEALVHTFETSGGHLADRLIAAMQAAMAAGGEAGPVHSAAMVVVGEHTWPIIDLRVDWADEDPVGNLAALWLDYSPQVQDYLTRALDPSKAPGYGVPGDER
- a CDS encoding aspartate aminotransferase family protein, with the protein product MSKTTRATAEYQQLDAAHHIHAFLDQKALNAQGALVIERGERLHLWDTDGKRYLDGMSGLWCTNLGYGRKDLAEAAARQLHELPYYNLFFHTTHPRVIELSELLFSLLPSHYSHAIYTNSGSEANEVLIRTVRRYWQIQGKPEKSVMIGRWNGYHGSTLGSTALGGMGFMHEMGGMLPGFAHIGEPYWYAQGGELSEEAFGLKAAAELEAKILELGADQVAAFVAEPFQGAGGMIFPPASYWAQIQRICRQYDVLLCADEVIGGFGRTGEWFAHQHFGFEPDTLSIAKGLTSGYIPMGGLILSRKMAEVLVDQGGVFAHGLTYSGHPVAAAVAIANILALRDEGVVSQVKTDTGPYFHQLLREAFADHPVIGDIQGTGLVAALQFAQDKSTRQRFAQENEIAWHCRTVGFEEGLIIRSTLGRMIMAPALVANHAELDELVEKTLRSVNRTARELNLL
- a CDS encoding GMC family oxidoreductase, with protein sequence MNTPFDYVIVGAGSSGCVLANRLSADPAVKVCLIEAGGNDNSQRIQTPAGTITLYKSKTYSWNFFSAPQQHLGGRSLHTPRGKALGGSSSMNSMIYIRGHASDYDRWAQAGCPGWDWNSVLPYFKKSENNRLGQDPGRHGTGGELNVEAARDPNPVSRLFVSAAQKVGIRRNDDFNGEQLEGCGIYNLTQKNARRLSSYRAFVAPVLSRPNLKVITDCTVHSVVVDGGVATGVNVQMAGTRQVLQANREVILCAGSLGSPQLLLASGIGPAQDLQAAGIEVRHDLPGVGKNLQDHLDGLITVRSKSPLTLGFSAGALPSIVTSPWRYLRARMGWLTTNYVEAGGFARTALSDGLPDVQFHFVPGYRSHRGRLFEWGHGYAVHTCVLRPGSIGEVRIGRDRQLLIDFNFLSDPEDAKVLVEGLKLARRVLASAEFDSIRGEEMLPGKAVQTDEQWLAYVRDYAATVFHPVGTCKMGSDAMSVVSPELKVHGIEGLRVVDASIMPTLISGNTNAPCIMIGEKAADLILRRTPPGAV
- a CDS encoding purine-cytosine permease family protein yields the protein MQSNDSTPATLELSTIQPIAHDQRHGRARDLFTIWFGSNIMLLTVVTGALAVTVFKLPFLAAMTALILGNLVGGIFMALHSAQGPQLGVPQMVQTRGQFGSYGSLLVVALVVIMYLGFFASNLVLGGQSLHSRYPLLSTNQGIILVGLISVVATVFGYRLIHAYTRIMSYVSGATLLLCFIWIVGVHGLPADFMQRNELNLTGFLGTLSIAALWQLAYAPYVSDYSRYMPANTGGGAAFWSSYWGCCLGSILPMALGVIVGLCVEGDITAGLIALTGSLATLVVAVFSIGIAATNAMNLYCGTLSAITVGQTLVPKWSAGALSRAITALLLFSIALTLALLGQDDFMANYTNFILLLLYVLVPWTAINLVDYYLVAHGSYDVASFFRRDGGIYGYVNWTAVGCYLLGILVQVPFMATELYTGVIARAMGGADISWMVGLAVISPVYYLASRRRNRVQALNVMGKSA
- a CDS encoding NAD(P)/FAD-dependent oxidoreductase, with the translated sequence MTAAVVETDTLVVGAGQAGVAMSEHLSRLGVPHLVLERNRIAEAWRTCRWDSLVANGPAWHDRFPGLEFPGLDPDSFAPKEQVADYFEAYARQFNAPIRTGVEVRQVVRNAGRPGFTVDTSQGPIQARRVVVATGPFQIPVIPGIAPQDPALQQLHSAHYRNPEQLAAGAVLVVGAGSSGTQIADELQRAGRTVYLSVGQHDRPPRAYRNRDFCWWLGVLGLWDVAAMQPGREHVTIAVSGAHGGRTVDFRELAQRGLKLVGLTQSFHDGVVTFREDLVENLAKGDENYLSLLDAADAYVQRNGLQLPADPQARRVFADPDCVTRPILELNLAQAGITTIIWATGFTSDYSWLKVDAFDAKGKPQHQRGVSTEPGIYFLGLPWQSRRGSSFIWGVWHDAKYVADQIAIQRQYSTYHEAAERKTDAALLDPSSAKAALGA
- a CDS encoding aldehyde dehydrogenase, with the translated sequence MTDFNAWQRLASQQTLSQAAWIDGRPCTALSGATFAVINPATNALLADVSACAEADVDAAVRVARKSYESGPWARMQPRERKAILLRLSELILAHREELALLDSLSMGKPVMDAYSIDVPGAAHVFAWYAESLDKLYDQVAPTGPGTLATITRVPLGVIAAVVPWNFPLDMAAWKLAPALAAGNSVILKPAEQSPFSALRLAELAAEAGIPAGVFNVVTGLGEQAGRALGLHPDVDALAFTGSTEVGKCFMNYSAQSNLKQVWLECGGKSPNLVFADCQDLDLAAEKAAFGIFFNQGEVCSANSRLLVERSIHDEFVERLQDKARHWQPGDPLDPASRMGAIVDARQTARVMAYIDEAASSGARLVAGGEQVVINGSSNFIQPTLFTGVGHDMRLSREEVFGPVLAITPFDDEDQAVQMANDHIYGLAASLWSDDLNRAHRVASRLNAGTVSVNTVDALDVCVPFGGGKQSGFGRDLSLHSFDKYTQLKTTWFQLR